A portion of the Musa acuminata AAA Group cultivar baxijiao chromosome BXJ1-1, Cavendish_Baxijiao_AAA, whole genome shotgun sequence genome contains these proteins:
- the LOC135677648 gene encoding cysteine-rich and transmembrane domain-containing protein WIH2-like, translating to MSYYNQQPPVGVPPPQGYPPEGFTKGTYVPPGYPPQGYPPQSYPPPGYPPQGYPPPYAQAPPPPPQKQSSGPSFVEGCLAALCCCCLLEACF from the exons ATGAGCTACTACAACCAGCAGCCCCCCGTCGGCGTCCCTCCTCCTCAAG GATATCCGCCGGAGGGATTCACCAAGGGCACGTATGTGCCGCCCGGGTACCCACCGCAGGGCTACCCGCCGCAGAGCTATCCGCCGCCCGGTTACCCGCCGCAGGGCTACCCTCCGCCCTACGCCCAggcgccgccaccgccgccccAGAAGCAGAGCAGCGGCCCCTCCTTCGTCGAGGGATG CCTGGCTGCtctttgctgctgctgccttCTGGAAGCTTGCTTCTGA